One part of the Methylobacterium terrae genome encodes these proteins:
- a CDS encoding transglycosylase SLT domain-containing protein — MPEAGTDAIRWLTAREGHHSRARGTTVSLAASLTRKAAAALAVGVAFAACLPQDALAPAAEAHDRIDFSAPRPPATSRGAMPDWPGPALVEETPSTATLIRDDLERLRREMRDPEVRETGVRETVLGHAAPDATTPGDDAAGAGITPPQEAFAVQEVPPAQGAALSQEAAFSQEASLSRDILGTPEISLPETIALPEETEDGRVIFGDKKVPRALVETIVRAARETEVDPVYLMALADKESSFQPSVRAGTSSAEGLFQFLTGTWLELVRSFGAKHGFSAEADLVEKRGGTLVVLKEADRRRVLALRRDPYAASLMAGEMMKRDRSRVEQRLGRDLTTTECYFAHFLGAASAGKFMELTAEKPHQPAQASFRAAAKANRSLFFRREGRKVRSLTVAEVYDRLDGMIDQRLDLYQPVAAIAERIDNRRPSDPPPAALSQLP, encoded by the coding sequence GTGCCCGAGGCGGGCACCGACGCCATCCGCTGGCTCACCGCCCGCGAAGGCCACCATTCGAGAGCACGCGGCACGACCGTTTCCCTGGCTGCCTCGCTGACCCGCAAGGCCGCGGCCGCGCTCGCGGTCGGCGTCGCCTTCGCGGCCTGCCTGCCGCAGGACGCCCTCGCCCCCGCGGCGGAAGCCCACGACCGGATCGACTTCTCCGCCCCCCGTCCGCCCGCGACCTCCCGCGGCGCGATGCCGGACTGGCCGGGCCCCGCCCTCGTCGAGGAAACTCCGAGCACCGCGACGCTGATCCGGGACGACCTCGAACGCCTGCGCCGGGAGATGCGGGATCCGGAGGTGCGGGAGACGGGGGTGCGGGAGACGGTCTTGGGGCACGCAGCGCCGGATGCGACGACCCCGGGCGACGACGCGGCCGGCGCGGGAATCACGCCGCCTCAGGAAGCCTTCGCGGTCCAGGAGGTTCCCCCGGCGCAAGGGGCCGCCCTCTCCCAGGAGGCCGCCTTTTCTCAGGAGGCTTCCCTGTCCCGGGACATCCTCGGGACCCCGGAGATCTCCCTCCCCGAGACGATCGCCCTGCCGGAGGAGACCGAGGACGGCCGGGTGATCTTCGGCGACAAGAAGGTGCCGCGGGCGCTGGTCGAGACCATCGTGCGGGCCGCCCGCGAGACCGAGGTCGACCCCGTCTACCTGATGGCGCTCGCCGACAAGGAATCGAGCTTCCAGCCGAGCGTGCGCGCCGGGACCTCGAGCGCCGAAGGGCTGTTCCAGTTCCTGACCGGCACCTGGCTCGAACTCGTGCGCAGCTTCGGCGCCAAGCACGGGTTCTCGGCCGAGGCCGACCTGGTCGAGAAGCGGGGCGGCACCCTGGTGGTGCTGAAGGAGGCCGACCGGCGCCGGGTTCTGGCCCTGCGCCGCGATCCCTACGCGGCCAGCCTGATGGCGGGCGAGATGATGAAGCGCGACCGCTCGCGGGTGGAGCAGCGCCTCGGGCGCGACCTGACGACGACGGAGTGCTACTTCGCCCACTTCCTCGGCGCGGCGAGCGCCGGCAAGTTCATGGAGCTGACGGCCGAGAAGCCGCACCAGCCGGCCCAGGCCTCGTTCCGGGCCGCCGCGAAGGCCAATCGCAGCCTGTTCTTCCGCCGCGAAGGCCGGAAGGTGCGCAGCCTGACGGTCGCCGAGGTCTATGATCGCCTCGACGGGATGATCGACCAGCGCCTCGACCTGTATCAACCGGTCGCGGCGATCGCGGAGCGGATCGATAATCGCCGGCCGAGCGATCCGCCGCCCGCGGCCCTGAGCCAGCTCCCCTGA
- a CDS encoding inositol-3-phosphate synthase, translating to MSMQPGRRVGVAFVGMGGAVATTAIAGIEMIKSGSNRLDGLPLAGHAVAGMVGYKDLVFGGWDLNGDDLGAAAAGHGVLTRQDIENGAQVLNGMKPWPAVGSAKFCKNIDGGNRIVAKDHREAVDCIAGDLKRFREESGVDDVVVVNLASTERWPDLDDPTLNSAAAFERGLDSSDEAISPAMLYAYAAIKNGIPYANFTPSVAADVPALVDLAKQMNVPVAGKDGKTGQTMMKTVLAPALKSRALHVDGWFSTNILGNRDGLALNDKDSLQSKLNTKGTVLDSILGYPVEDHLVHIHYYRPRGDDKEAWDNIDVTGFLGQRMQIKINFLCKDSILAAPLVIEIARVLDLAKKRGDGGVQEQLSLFFKAPMVKNGHGPEHAFGAQERMLLDWLGVH from the coding sequence ATGAGCATGCAGCCCGGTCGGCGCGTCGGCGTCGCTTTCGTCGGGATGGGTGGGGCTGTCGCCACCACCGCCATCGCCGGCATCGAGATGATCAAGTCCGGTTCGAATCGTCTCGACGGTCTGCCCCTTGCGGGCCACGCGGTGGCCGGGATGGTCGGGTACAAGGATCTGGTCTTCGGCGGCTGGGATCTCAACGGCGACGACCTCGGCGCCGCGGCGGCCGGGCATGGCGTCCTCACCAGGCAGGACATCGAGAACGGTGCCCAGGTGCTCAACGGCATGAAGCCGTGGCCGGCGGTCGGCAGCGCCAAGTTCTGCAAGAACATCGACGGCGGCAACCGCATCGTCGCCAAGGACCACCGCGAGGCGGTCGACTGCATCGCGGGCGACCTCAAGCGCTTCCGCGAGGAATCGGGCGTCGACGACGTGGTGGTGGTCAACCTCGCCTCGACCGAGCGCTGGCCCGACCTCGACGACCCGACGCTGAACTCCGCCGCCGCCTTCGAGCGCGGCCTCGATTCGAGCGACGAGGCGATCAGCCCGGCGATGCTCTACGCCTACGCGGCGATCAAGAACGGCATTCCCTACGCCAACTTCACCCCGTCGGTCGCCGCCGACGTGCCGGCGCTGGTCGATCTCGCCAAGCAGATGAACGTCCCGGTCGCCGGCAAGGACGGCAAGACCGGCCAGACGATGATGAAGACGGTGCTGGCTCCGGCGCTCAAGTCGCGCGCGCTCCACGTCGACGGCTGGTTCTCGACCAACATCCTCGGCAACCGCGACGGCCTGGCGCTGAACGACAAGGACTCGCTCCAGTCCAAGCTCAACACCAAGGGCACGGTGCTGGATTCGATCCTCGGCTATCCGGTCGAGGATCACCTGGTCCACATCCACTATTATCGCCCGCGCGGCGACGACAAGGAGGCCTGGGACAACATCGACGTCACCGGCTTCCTCGGCCAGCGGATGCAGATCAAGATCAACTTCCTCTGCAAGGACTCGATCCTGGCGGCGCCCCTGGTGATCGAGATCGCCCGCGTCCTGGATCTCGCCAAGAAGCGCGGCGACGGCGGCGTGCAGGAGCAGCTGTCGCTGTTCTTCAAGGCGCCGATGGTCAAGAACGGCCACGGCCCCGAGCACGCCTTCGGCGCGCAGGAGCGCATGCTGCTCGACTGGCTCGGCGTCCACTAG
- a CDS encoding class I SAM-dependent methyltransferase, producing MIPFGLLSPVTGEALHHDTPHSLREGKRGPRWPVVDGIPYLRVGRDGLRAEVLGHLDKGAPGHALELLLADQDDWWTGPKADPATLRELVREMKYVNLREACARLGWGRVGDYFVNRWTDPTYLAGLALLEAHWNKPTCAFELACGIGHYLRELQGRGVRVSGGDVVFAKLWVARHWVAGQRPFLVCFDAASPHWPIDQAPVDLVMCHDAFYFLPEKARILDALRRTAGEEGWLALSHVHNSARPGFSAGHAVSSAEIEELFPDGLVYDDDELTRALVEARAPVPAEPAALDHVEAFSVVCGPGMRPAPRPLVDGLTLPREGAHLRLNPLYGPDPAGGYTIAWPSERYRDEYAPRATYPLHSEGPETLEASPETIDRARIREFVDLPERW from the coding sequence GTGATCCCGTTCGGGCTCCTCTCGCCGGTGACCGGCGAGGCGCTGCACCACGACACGCCCCACTCCCTGCGCGAGGGCAAGCGCGGCCCGCGCTGGCCGGTGGTCGACGGCATCCCCTACCTGCGGGTCGGGCGCGACGGCCTGAGGGCGGAGGTTCTGGGCCATCTCGACAAGGGCGCGCCGGGCCACGCCCTCGAATTGCTGCTCGCCGACCAGGACGATTGGTGGACCGGCCCGAAGGCCGATCCCGCGACCCTGCGCGAGCTCGTGCGCGAGATGAAGTACGTCAACCTGCGGGAGGCCTGCGCCCGCCTCGGCTGGGGCCGGGTCGGCGACTACTTCGTCAACCGCTGGACCGACCCGACCTATCTCGCGGGCCTCGCCCTCCTGGAGGCGCACTGGAACAAGCCGACCTGCGCCTTCGAGCTCGCCTGCGGCATCGGCCATTACCTGCGCGAGTTGCAGGGGCGGGGCGTGCGGGTGTCGGGCGGCGACGTGGTCTTCGCCAAGCTCTGGGTCGCCCGCCACTGGGTCGCCGGGCAGCGGCCGTTCCTCGTCTGCTTCGACGCCGCCTCGCCGCACTGGCCGATCGACCAGGCGCCGGTCGACCTCGTGATGTGCCACGACGCGTTCTACTTCCTGCCGGAGAAGGCCCGCATCCTCGATGCCCTGCGCAGGACCGCCGGCGAGGAGGGCTGGCTGGCCCTGAGCCACGTCCACAACAGCGCCCGGCCCGGCTTCTCGGCCGGGCACGCGGTCTCCTCCGCCGAGATCGAGGAGCTGTTTCCCGACGGGCTCGTTTACGACGACGACGAGCTGACCCGGGCCCTCGTCGAGGCCCGCGCGCCGGTGCCGGCCGAGCCTGCCGCCCTCGACCACGTCGAGGCGTTCTCGGTGGTCTGCGGCCCCGGCATGCGCCCGGCGCCCCGGCCCCTCGTCGACGGCCTGACCCTGCCGCGGGAGGGGGCGCATCTGCGGCTCAACCCGCTCTACGGGCCCGATCCCGCCGGGGGCTATACGATCGCCTGGCCGTCCGAGCGCTACCGCGACGAGTACGCGCCCCGCGCCACCTACCCGCTGCACTCCGAGGGCCCCGAGACCCTGGAAGCCAGCCCAGAGACCATCGACCGCGCTCGGATCCGCGAGTTCGTCGATCTGCCGGAGCGGTGGTGA
- a CDS encoding Gfo/Idh/MocA family protein has product MTAIGWGIVGFGWVARDFMAPAIRAAGHRLVAICDPGAEAREAASRLGARGHADLAGLIAEPEVEAVYVATPNHLHRGAVEALAGAGKAILCEKPMAAALSDAEAMAASVARTGVLYGTAFDQRHHPAHRLLRDEIRAGRVGTVTAVRIVYACWLDRGWTAIPGQANWRIDQAQAGGGALMDLAPHGLDLTDFLLDEPILDVTALTQARAQDYAVDDGALVIGRTGSGVLASLHVAYNCPDALPRRRLEIAGTRGLLVALNTMGQEAGGSVTVTDGATGETVPLPFDGEASPFLEQVRAFGRSLRDPAGREAWSAERDLHTMRLLARAYAASPSHRPAPSPVAPAA; this is encoded by the coding sequence ATGACCGCCATCGGCTGGGGCATCGTCGGGTTCGGCTGGGTCGCCCGGGACTTCATGGCGCCGGCGATCCGGGCCGCCGGCCACCGCCTCGTCGCGATCTGCGATCCCGGGGCGGAGGCGCGGGAGGCGGCGTCCCGCCTCGGCGCGCGGGGCCACGCCGACCTCGCCGGGCTCATCGCCGAGCCGGAGGTCGAGGCGGTCTACGTCGCGACGCCCAACCATCTCCATCGCGGCGCCGTCGAGGCCCTGGCCGGGGCCGGCAAGGCGATCCTGTGCGAGAAGCCGATGGCGGCCGCGCTTTCCGACGCCGAGGCGATGGCGGCGTCGGTCGCCCGCACCGGGGTGCTCTACGGCACCGCCTTCGACCAGCGCCACCATCCCGCCCACCGGCTGCTCCGCGACGAGATCCGCGCCGGCCGGGTCGGCACCGTGACGGCGGTCCGGATCGTCTATGCCTGCTGGCTCGACCGGGGCTGGACGGCGATTCCCGGGCAAGCGAACTGGCGCATCGACCAGGCCCAGGCCGGCGGCGGGGCGCTGATGGACCTCGCCCCCCACGGCCTCGACCTGACCGACTTCCTCCTCGACGAGCCGATCCTCGACGTCACGGCGCTGACCCAGGCGAGGGCGCAGGATTACGCGGTCGACGATGGCGCGCTCGTGATCGGCCGGACCGGGTCGGGCGTGCTGGCGAGCCTGCACGTCGCCTATAACTGCCCCGACGCGCTGCCGCGGCGCCGCCTGGAGATCGCCGGCACCCGAGGCCTGCTCGTCGCCCTGAACACCATGGGCCAGGAGGCGGGCGGGAGCGTCACCGTCACGGACGGTGCCACGGGCGAGACCGTGCCGCTTCCCTTCGACGGAGAGGCCTCGCCGTTCCTGGAGCAGGTGCGGGCCTTCGGGCGCTCCCTTCGCGATCCGGCGGGGCGCGAGGCCTGGTCGGCCGAGCGCGACCTGCACACCATGCGGCTCCTCGCCCGCGCCTACGCCGCCTCTCCCTCGCATCGCCCCGCCCCATCCCCCGTCGCGCCGGCCGCCTGA
- a CDS encoding YcaO-like family protein, with protein sequence MDRPTAPRPYPFGRTRVIEGLPERLPDAVRAYLDVLPPGRIVGFPLAPLDRTGVPCWFVSLFLDDPYFVGAMPSGIGYGATDDEAIIGSVAEIAENLMPSLALIPRKKERASYHDLVRVFGAGSVADPLTLGLPAGSPVNRDTVLEWTGTVRARTGETVLMPLDLAATDYFELSPGYEPFTNLITNGLGAGPDVEFALGHGLLELLQRDGNGLLFRALDQGVMLDVSEGLGPETRGMLDRLEALGIRAMPKFATDQFGFTNVYCVGYDVDASRTPAPIALSACGEACDPDRERALRKAILEFQAARVRKTFGHGPLELARSITPPGYVDAFIEKALPSLDLEEGRALAAMLDWIGEPAETLRGFLTETVYSERGTKRFTDLPTQAAPTGQDRARIARERLEGQGFDVLYVDASPPGGGVGIVKAIVPGLEVETMSYYRIGERNTRKLIERDHPLIRFGQESESLRPVCLTPEALERFGGQPLFDVALADEIVGPLYPLYREPESHHAPFRLERRGRAA encoded by the coding sequence GTGGACAGACCCACCGCCCCCCGCCCCTATCCCTTCGGCCGGACACGCGTCATCGAGGGCCTGCCCGAGCGCCTGCCGGATGCCGTCCGGGCCTATCTCGACGTGCTGCCGCCGGGCCGGATCGTCGGCTTTCCGCTCGCGCCCCTCGACCGCACCGGGGTGCCGTGCTGGTTCGTGTCGCTGTTCCTCGACGATCCCTACTTCGTCGGCGCGATGCCGAGCGGCATCGGCTACGGTGCCACCGACGACGAGGCGATCATCGGCTCGGTGGCGGAGATCGCCGAGAACCTGATGCCGAGCCTGGCGCTGATCCCGCGCAAGAAGGAGCGCGCCAGCTACCACGACCTCGTGCGGGTCTTCGGCGCGGGGTCGGTCGCCGATCCGCTCACCCTCGGCCTGCCGGCGGGGAGCCCCGTGAACCGCGACACCGTGCTCGAATGGACCGGGACGGTGCGGGCGCGCACGGGCGAGACGGTGCTGATGCCCCTCGACCTCGCGGCGACCGACTACTTCGAGCTGTCGCCGGGCTACGAGCCCTTCACCAATCTCATCACCAACGGGCTGGGCGCCGGGCCGGACGTCGAGTTCGCCCTCGGGCACGGGCTGCTCGAACTGCTCCAGCGCGACGGCAACGGCCTCCTGTTCCGCGCCCTCGACCAGGGCGTGATGCTCGACGTCTCGGAGGGCCTCGGTCCCGAGACGCGCGGCATGCTCGACCGGCTGGAGGCCCTCGGCATCCGCGCGATGCCGAAATTCGCCACCGACCAGTTCGGCTTCACCAACGTCTACTGCGTCGGCTACGACGTCGACGCGTCGCGAACCCCGGCACCGATCGCCCTCTCGGCCTGCGGCGAGGCCTGCGATCCCGACCGCGAGCGGGCCCTGCGCAAGGCGATCCTCGAATTCCAGGCGGCGCGGGTGCGCAAGACCTTCGGCCACGGTCCGCTGGAGCTCGCCCGCTCGATCACCCCGCCGGGCTATGTCGACGCCTTCATCGAGAAGGCGCTGCCGAGCCTCGACCTGGAGGAGGGGAGGGCGCTCGCCGCGATGCTCGACTGGATCGGTGAGCCGGCCGAGACCCTGCGGGGCTTCCTCACTGAGACCGTCTATTCCGAGCGCGGCACCAAGCGTTTCACCGACCTGCCGACGCAGGCCGCGCCGACCGGCCAGGACCGCGCCCGCATCGCCCGCGAGCGGCTGGAGGGGCAAGGCTTCGACGTGCTCTACGTCGACGCCTCGCCGCCGGGAGGCGGTGTCGGCATCGTCAAGGCGATCGTGCCGGGGCTCGAGGTCGAGACCATGAGCTACTACCGCATCGGCGAGCGCAACACGCGAAAGCTCATCGAGCGCGACCACCCGCTGATCCGCTTCGGGCAGGAGAGCGAATCCTTGCGCCCGGTGTGCCTGACCCCGGAGGCGCTGGAGCGCTTCGGCGGCCAGCCGCTGTTCGACGTCGCGCTCGCCGACGAGATCGTCGGCCCGCTCTATCCCCTCTACCGCGAGCCGGAATCGCACCACGCGCCGTTCCGCCTCGAGCGCCGGGGGAGGGCGGCATGA
- a CDS encoding sugar phosphate isomerase/epimerase family protein, which yields MSLRFAYNTNGAANHRLDDALSLIAEAGYDGVALTLDIHHLDPFAEDWARQAERVRGRLYSLGLGSVIETGARFLLDPRAKHEPTLVTADAAGRARRVAFLHRAVDIAAILGSEAVSFWAGVPKPGVDPAEARGWLRDGLEQVVAYAAERRVVAALEPEPGMLVETLDDYAALDVPGLRLALDTGHCLVTQEREPAAAIREFADRLGTVAIEDMARGSHIHLPFGEGDMDIAGVLDALEAIHFDKLVCVELSRESHRADRMIPDSLAYLRECRR from the coding sequence ATGAGCCTGCGCTTCGCCTACAACACCAACGGGGCGGCCAACCACCGCCTCGACGATGCGCTGAGCCTCATCGCCGAGGCCGGCTACGACGGCGTCGCGCTCACCCTCGACATCCACCACCTCGATCCCTTCGCGGAGGACTGGGCGAGGCAAGCCGAGCGGGTGCGCGGCCGGCTCTACTCCCTCGGCCTCGGCTCGGTGATCGAGACCGGCGCCCGCTTCCTCCTCGACCCGCGGGCCAAGCACGAGCCGACCCTGGTGACCGCGGATGCCGCAGGCCGCGCCCGCCGGGTCGCCTTCCTGCACCGCGCCGTCGACATCGCGGCGATCCTCGGTTCGGAGGCGGTGTCGTTCTGGGCCGGCGTGCCGAAGCCCGGCGTCGATCCGGCGGAGGCGCGGGGCTGGCTGCGGGACGGGCTGGAGCAGGTCGTGGCCTACGCCGCCGAGCGACGGGTGGTCGCGGCGCTCGAACCCGAGCCCGGGATGCTGGTCGAGACCCTGGACGACTACGCGGCGCTCGACGTCCCGGGCCTTCGCCTGGCGCTCGATACCGGCCACTGCCTGGTGACGCAGGAACGCGAGCCCGCGGCCGCAATCCGGGAATTCGCCGACCGGCTCGGCACGGTGGCGATCGAGGACATGGCGCGCGGCAGCCACATCCATCTGCCCTTCGGCGAGGGCGACATGGACATAGCCGGCGTGCTCGACGCCCTCGAGGCGATCCATTTCGACAAGCTGGTCTGCGTCGAGCTCTCCCGCGAGAGCCACCGCGCCGACCGGATGATCCCGGATTCGCTGGCCTACCTCCGGGAGTGCCGCCGATGA
- a CDS encoding glycosyltransferase family 4 protein — protein sequence MRICFVSRRYFPAISGMSVYAQNLLRELVGAGHDVTMVSQYRGDAFGTKVYGGGPPPPVPGVRVIGLEQRGEQESGDFERDIATMVETIAAEHVKKPFDVLHAQYGYPTGFATLIASQRLGVPNVVSIQGGDGHWVGSCCETHRLAMVRVLAHANALLIGGRSFVAEVCDRLGSDPDRFTIVPGAVDTARFRPPEGWQPGDAADPVRLFYHGRVDRRKGVLDFLDALSLLRLRGTPFSAIISGIGPDVEPARSLAADLGFPESQVRFTGYADYDAVPGLYAMGDVFVSPTYAEGFSNTILEAMAAGQAVVSTHSVGVSDCLRDGENGLMVQPGDVPALAEALHRIITDRPLRARLAAAALEECRRVYSWQAVGRQIMEVYAAVKGVRPDPAFDPDLPHDPGCRFRAEPHLL from the coding sequence ATGAGGATCTGTTTCGTCAGCCGGCGCTACTTCCCGGCGATCTCCGGCATGAGCGTCTACGCCCAGAACCTGCTGCGCGAACTCGTCGGCGCCGGCCACGACGTCACGATGGTGAGCCAGTACCGGGGCGATGCCTTCGGCACCAAGGTCTATGGCGGCGGCCCGCCGCCGCCGGTCCCGGGCGTGCGGGTGATCGGCCTCGAACAGCGCGGCGAGCAGGAGAGCGGCGATTTCGAGCGCGACATCGCCACGATGGTCGAGACGATCGCGGCCGAGCACGTCAAGAAACCCTTCGACGTGCTGCACGCCCAGTACGGCTACCCGACCGGTTTCGCGACGCTGATCGCCTCGCAGCGCTTGGGCGTGCCGAACGTGGTCTCGATCCAGGGCGGCGACGGCCACTGGGTCGGCTCGTGCTGCGAGACCCACCGCCTCGCCATGGTGCGGGTGCTGGCCCACGCCAACGCGCTCCTGATCGGCGGGCGCTCCTTCGTCGCCGAGGTCTGCGACCGGCTCGGCAGCGATCCCGACCGCTTCACCATCGTGCCGGGCGCCGTCGACACCGCGCGCTTCCGGCCCCCCGAGGGCTGGCAGCCGGGCGACGCCGCCGATCCGGTGCGGCTGTTCTACCACGGCCGGGTCGACCGCCGGAAAGGCGTGCTCGACTTCCTCGACGCCTTGAGCCTGCTGCGCCTGCGCGGCACGCCGTTCTCCGCCATCATCTCGGGCATCGGTCCCGACGTGGAGCCGGCGCGGTCCCTCGCCGCCGATCTCGGTTTCCCGGAATCGCAGGTGCGCTTCACCGGCTACGCCGATTACGACGCGGTGCCGGGCCTCTACGCGATGGGCGACGTCTTCGTCTCGCCGACCTACGCGGAAGGGTTCTCCAACACCATCCTGGAAGCGATGGCGGCGGGCCAGGCGGTGGTCTCGACCCACTCGGTCGGCGTCTCGGACTGCCTGCGCGACGGCGAGAACGGTCTCATGGTCCAGCCCGGCGACGTGCCGGCGCTCGCCGAGGCCCTGCACCGGATCATCACCGATCGCCCCTTGCGCGCCCGCCTCGCGGCGGCGGCGCTGGAGGAGTGCCGGCGGGTCTATTCCTGGCAGGCGGTGGGCCGGCAGATCATGGAGGTCTACGCGGCGGTGAAGGGCGTGCGGCCGGACCCGGCCTTCGATCCGGACCTGCCGCACGACCCCGGCTGCCGCTTCCGGGCCGAACCGCACCTGCTGTGA
- a CDS encoding PIG-L deacetylase family protein, with translation MMPTALALSPHLDDAAFSCGGTLAQLAGRGWRVVMVTLLTAGVTEPTGFALACQLDKGLGPEVDYMALRRDEDRAAAAALGLGPPVHVALWEAPHRGYASAPELFAETRPDDRLADDLAPVLDRLTAEAAPDLLLAPQGVGGHVDHVQLVRALIARAPACPVLWWRDFPYTVRHPDPKEPFRDTFAALTPVTVRLSPEEEAAKHAACAAYASQIGFQFGGPDGLAERLGAENAREHFRLAGALPDGLALA, from the coding sequence TTGATGCCCACAGCCCTCGCCCTCTCGCCCCACCTCGACGACGCCGCCTTCTCCTGCGGCGGCACCCTGGCGCAGCTCGCCGGCCGGGGATGGCGGGTGGTGATGGTGACCCTGCTCACCGCCGGCGTGACCGAGCCGACGGGCTTCGCCCTCGCCTGCCAGCTCGACAAGGGGCTCGGGCCGGAGGTCGACTACATGGCCCTTCGCCGCGACGAGGACCGGGCGGCGGCCGCCGCGCTCGGCCTCGGCCCTCCGGTCCACGTCGCCCTGTGGGAGGCGCCGCATCGCGGCTACGCCTCGGCGCCCGAGCTCTTCGCCGAGACGCGGCCCGACGACCGGCTCGCCGACGATCTCGCGCCCGTGCTCGACCGCCTGACGGCGGAGGCCGCGCCCGACCTGCTGCTGGCGCCGCAAGGGGTGGGCGGCCACGTCGACCACGTCCAGCTGGTGCGGGCGCTGATCGCCCGCGCGCCGGCCTGCCCGGTCCTGTGGTGGCGCGACTTTCCCTACACCGTCCGCCACCCCGACCCGAAGGAGCCGTTCCGCGACACCTTCGCGGCCCTGACCCCCGTCACCGTGCGCCTGTCCCCGGAGGAGGAGGCGGCCAAGCACGCGGCCTGCGCGGCCTATGCCAGCCAGATCGGCTTCCAGTTCGGCGGTCCCGACGGACTCGCCGAGCGCCTGGGCGCCGAGAATGCGCGCGAGCATTTCCGCCTCGCCGGCGCCCTGCCGGACGGGCTCGCCCTCGCGTGA
- a CDS encoding uracil-DNA glycosylase: MSGGPAAPDIAGPKSLADSGAVAARHALAEVSPHLAPLRRLAERIRAEQDRPVPEADPLDGGVEARLLLLLETPGPATGRTAFVSRDNPTGTAANLFRFLAGAGIPRADTLIWNAVPWVIHAPGARNRAPRTAEIRAARAYLPPLLALMPNLAVVVLSGRVSQGLGPALAEARPGLPAVAIPHPSPTYVCTSPEVPRRIAAGLEEAARHLGLPG, translated from the coding sequence GTGAGCGGCGGACCGGCCGCGCCCGACATCGCCGGCCCGAAGAGCCTGGCCGATTCCGGCGCCGTCGCGGCGCGCCACGCCCTCGCGGAGGTGAGCCCCCACCTCGCCCCCTTGCGCCGCCTCGCCGAGCGGATCCGGGCCGAGCAGGACCGGCCGGTGCCGGAGGCCGACCCCCTCGACGGCGGGGTGGAGGCCCGCCTGCTCCTGCTCCTCGAGACGCCGGGCCCGGCCACCGGCCGTACCGCCTTCGTCTCCCGCGACAACCCGACCGGCACCGCCGCCAACCTGTTCCGCTTCCTCGCCGGCGCCGGCATCCCGCGCGCCGACACCCTGATCTGGAACGCCGTGCCCTGGGTGATCCACGCTCCCGGCGCCCGCAACCGGGCGCCCCGCACGGCCGAGATCCGGGCGGCGCGGGCCTACCTGCCGCCGCTCCTCGCCCTGATGCCGAACCTCGCGGTCGTGGTCCTGTCCGGCCGGGTCTCGCAGGGCTTGGGCCCCGCCCTCGCCGAGGCGCGTCCCGGGCTGCCCGCGGTGGCGATCCCGCATCCGAGCCCGACCTACGTCTGCACCAGCCCGGAGGTGCCCCGGCGCATCGCCGCGGGGCTTGAGGAGGCCGCCCGCCACCTCGGCCTCCCCGGGTGA